CTGTATCAAAATCATCTTTGAATGGGCTTCCGATAGTTGGATCCAAATCTCGCTTTCTATCAGCTTCCTCTTGGATTCTCTTAGAAGTAGAATCTATTTCATCCTGAATAAGTCCTTGACGcacaaaataatttctcatatTATCTTGCAGCTCTTCACAGAATTTCTCCGGATTTGCTTTAATGTaacgatatacgtataaatcaGCTCCATTTATAATGAATCTATGATTGAAACAATTGATCTTGGCTCCAATGTAAAAATCCTCAGGGGTATAGTAAAGCGGATTGTCTCTATTTGTGCCTGGTTTAGGAACAAGCATTGGACTAAGAAAAGTACCACCTCGACGACCTGAATTGCGTTTTTCTGGTTCTGATATCTGCATACTACCATCACTCAAATTGTACTCGAGAATAAAATCACGATTCTCATCTTCGGGGTGCACAGCATCCATTTTCATTGAATAACGAAGTTTTTtaggaaagttgaaaatttgacgaattaCATCCTTTTTAGGTGGCTTAGGGAGCATGCTTAAACATCCAGCTAACGTGTCCTCCGGAGTACCAAATTTGATATGGGGTGGAGGTACATATTCAGGTAAAGTTTTTGGCTCTTCAATAggtggttgaattttttcaggctgAACTAATCCAAGCATACCGgagtaatattttcttgtgaaCGAATCACAATCAAAGAGGAAAAACCTTCGtccaaaaataaatacagTATCACCTATCTTGAGATCTGTAGGTGTATAATATTCGGTAACTTCTGGATCGCCGTATTCCATATAAATTGCCGGATATGTCGATGGCATGcctttccagttttttggcacTTTGGTTCTCTTTAAAAGCATCGTTGTTGGATCTTTGCCATCATTCAATTGATGAATTTCACGAATAGCTATTGTGTCATCAGTGAGAAAATACAGAATCTGATAGTAATCATTATTCCAGGTTGCTTCGAATTTAAGGACCATCGTATCGTATTCCAGAAACCGTCTTCGAGTATCGTCTGATACAGGAGTTAGACGAGATGGGGCTTTGCTCTTAGATTGACGCAATTGAGTATATGGATCTGGCGGCGCTTCTTCTTTGTCCCCAACATCTATACCTTGACTGCACAAAAATTCTCTGGTGAACGTGTCACAGTCGACTGTGTGGTATACTATACCATATATacctgaaaattcaatttacaaaattagcACTAGGAACTCTTAACAATCGTGgcgaaaatgaatttattttattgatccAAGAACTctattaatatataatatttactttttttttacatacatcAATGATTTCAACATTGCAACAAATGCTTCATACAACATacagaaataatatatttccgGAAATTTGAAAGCTAAGTATCATTTATCACTGCGATTTGGAGACATATTGGCATAAACTTtgacagttttgaaaaaaaaatcgatatcagataaaataattttcattatagcACATTGTTATTGGCACTgtcgtataatatatgtatgcatgtgcaTAAACAAGCATTGTGCTTGTACAAGCATTACAATATGATGTGTATGAAAAACTTTATAGAAACCATTTCGATGTGaatattgttttatattttcttatgcAATGCAACAAAGAATTAGTTCGGAATCAATTGTTTAACTGTCAAAACGAGGATATTATTCCATACTGGCAGTTTCTACTTTACTTTCGAATAACATCTtttggaatttcgaaattttttaataaagcaACCGATGACATGTAATTGATGATAGAATTGAATCAAGGCATAAgtaatgaacaaaaatttcaagttctcTCTCATACTTTAAACTCAAGCTGCTGTGCACGAAGCATTGTTCATTGTAGTGGTTCATTACTCAAAGAAGGTAATCACTTGGAGCTTCGGATTATTTACTGATAATTATGGgaaatatataactatatggTATCGTAAATAATTGGACGAGGTTTTCATCAAAATAATGTAAGCACAATGTTATCTTTGTGATCGAAATTAAAGTAATAATGTCCATTTTTCGTTACATACCCAAGTCTTTGCCAACATTTAGATCCTTCCAGGTATACGCATCTCCTCtggtatttttcaatatttttcctcgTCTAACTAATCGACCTTGCTGTAATCCGGAATTATCAACCGGTCGCTCCATTACTGATATTGTGTCATCTTCCAAAAAGTAAATTATATTGACGTGCCTTATCCGGAAATGCTCGTTTGGTGAATTAAATACACCTTGACGGAAGAAAGCTTTGAAGTTCAAGCATTTTTGTGCAAAGAGTACATAGTGTGGTATAACTTGTGGATACCCATACTCTCTTACTCGACCATAAGTCAATGAAGGATCGTACCTACATTAGAGCACATGTTAAATCTAAACAAACACTTCTAAATATTGAATCCGCTAATAAATGCACTTTAAAGCTAATTTCAGGAAAATTACGTTGAAACATACTCTACAGGATCTGGGTAACCGGAAAAAGCACTCGAGGCGGTGTCGATGAGTCTCCGCCCTATACCGATATTGCTGTCACGAACTACACGGAATCCGTTAAAATAATCGAACTTTTGCTTTAATTTATAATCCTGGATCTAAAGTGAACAGAATGTTTCATGTCAGTGTTGATATGTCATTTACATCTTCTATTCAGTATGTCTAACGGCATCCATCGGAGTAATATAACTTACGGTAGGGTCGCGAAAAGTGTACCCTGGGACCAGGGGTAGACTCTCCATCTCAGATCAGAAGTCTctagtatatttttataaaagcaTCATTATAATTGAATATGATGCAACTGAAATCTACTTTTGAGAAAATCTGACAGCTAACTGAACTCGTTTCTATAACAACGGGATTGTGTTTGTATCACCAATCTCTTATACTAACCAGTCTTTTGTATCATACGAAAGTGGAGTATTTGCATATTGATTAGTTACTTCTACAGGATCAGGATGAAGTACAGAAGTTCAGTTTTTGCCTTCGAAATATGAGGGCAAAGTTGTCGGTCACAATGTAATAATCAAGTAAGGGAAGTAAGATTAACGAATATTTCTGCTCGAAACGTTGAAGGATTCGttacaactttgaaaaacatAAGTTTGTGGCAATGATTAAGTTGATTTGTATAATGTCTATGGTACTATTCTAAGCACAAGGAATCTGTCGTGTGCTATTTATTAGAAATACAATTGCAggataaaaatgtatgaaagaatttttttgattagtAAGTACTCGTGTATGAGACATTCAATGCCATCTCAACCAACTTCAGAACTTCACCATTgttgattttgttcaaaacaTTTTCAGCCTTTGTTTCCAtgcttttttgaattttttataaataaagaaacattgagaaaaaatagaagcaATTATCAGTCTTTTGTGGGTTGCGGTTCAaccattattttatacataacccaggattttggaaaaaaatatcagatttTTCCAAAGCGATGTTTtttcaagatgaaaaaattccaaaaaaattctcaaacacCCAGTGTTACATATAAAAATGGTTGAGCAACTGTGAATAGTAAACTgagttttcttcttatttttttcgaattcttttccgaataaaaacttaaaaaaataagaatactgGCCCACTGTGGGTCTAGGCTTAAGCATTTTGATATCTGAcacaagatttttgaaaacttttcatatttttaaattacggCAAAACACatgtcaatttaaaaaaattttttagtcaaataaattcagttgaaaacaaatttgaaaaaattcagggtgTTGATTTGGTGTTGGGACAattgcttaaaaattttcgaaggaGATCAAAAACAGTGAAGGTCCAACATTGGTTGAGTTGGCgtagaatgccccatatacatcgataaaatattttttccaaatacttTGAATACctttacaaattattttgtGTAGAATTCAACAGATATAACTTACCTTATTCCACCATTGGCaagtattacaaaatttttgaagtaaTGCTCCGATTCCTGGATGGTTTTGTTCAATCATATAGATATTGAATAATAccaattgatgaaaaaacattGCCGTCTATTTACTGTGTTTACATTGTATGATTCTGTTTTATTGTGTGTTTAGCAATAAAGtgataaatttcattgaacATGTAGATTGCTAGCTAGCGTCAGTTACTTTACAAAGTAAATGTCCTGCTAATAGACATTTTTAAGTACAGTAATGAACTATAGTTGTGTGTAAGTCATGCTTCTGCATAAGAACATATAAAACCACCGGAAGAAAAAGTATTTCAcctttatttcaatttcattttatttatgttcTAATAACAATAGCTGTATTGGATGGCTTTCACTTTTACTAAGCTGTATATTTATACCTAATTCATTCTTCGATTCAGACAGTAAGTACTTGCCTAAACACAGCCATACAGGCAGCAGATAATAACCCTGCAACGGGTACAGTGATTAACCATGCAAAGGCAATGTTACGAAATAGTGCCCAGGacacaccaccaccaccacgagATACCCATCCAACACATACAATCGAACccactttgcaatgcgtcgTTGACACTGGAAGACCAGCTTTACTTGCCAACAGAACTGTTAGTGCTGCACCTACCTGTGATAGTTATGGTTAGTTATCAGTAAATAAGAGTgtaatgattataaaaaatggatTGTTGAGTTCGAATACATTTGGAGATAAATCACAGTGACATTAATAATGCAGCGGCATGTCTTGTCAGTAAAATATGGTGTCATACCTCAATTGTAAATCCACTAACTGGGGTGATCCGTGCTAAATCTTGGCCAAGTGTTCGAATAACTTTTCTCCCCCAAATCCAAAGCCCAACTGATATACCTAGTCCTCCGTAGAGAAGAATAGGCAGAGGAGTTTCTGTTTCTTGCCGAACAGAACCATCGGCATACACTGCCCACAATGCAATCAAAGGTCCTATGGCATTACTGACATCGTTTCCTCCATGGGCAAAACTCCCAAATGCAGCAGTTAATACTTGGAGAAATGAGAAGAGTTTTGATACTTCTACTGGCTCTTCGGCGTCCCTTCCAACCTCAATACTAGGACCTTCCACATCAGCCCCAACAGTTAATAATAAGGGACTTGCACTTGTGTTGCCCCTGAGCTTTGGTGTTTCTTCTGGATTTTTATTAGATGAAGGAGCTGGAGAAATCACTGACAGCGcagttgtttcttttctatcacATGCATCAAACTCTGTGGCACCTCCAACACCGTCGCTAGCTAGtaatattctttttctctgcCAAGGGACTACAAATTTGTATACAACAAGAGCGGACAGTAAACCACTAGTTACTGCAGCGATTACGCTACCCCACCAGGGTATGTTATCCAGCTTCAACACTATAAAACCATTCGTACTTGTTATAAAtgtttgtatattatacatatcacATACATGGGGAAAGTTCCCTGAATAACAAGATGTCAACTAGTGAATTGTGGTTGAGTTCAAGTGAAATGCCTATGCTTACCAAAACCATGTGTTTACTCACATTTCGGACCATCGTGTACAACCGAGAGTACATTTGTAGCAATGGTTAGGCCATAAGCTAGTGGGAGGATTTGGAGTCCTCGGTCCAAGGGTTTGCTAGCTTGTAAAACAGTTTTTCTCAATGTCAAGAAAATAGAGGCTGACACTAGGCCGCTTAGTACAGGACTAACAAACCAAGAAGCTGCTATACTTCCAAGAGCCACCCAtttcacctgaaaatattaaatagactgttgtagaattttttttagattactTCAATGGAGAACCTGGATTTTCCAAGAATCATCAGAATTAGTAATTAGATACTATAGTTTCTTTTGTATACTTATGAGTTGTATTAAGCCAATTACTTATCATTTAGTATCTGAAACTTTTCTTATCATTGCAAAGAACGTACCCCTGCGGTGCCTCTGCATACAAGTGAAAAACCAACAGTTGCGCCAACAATTGAATGAGTCCCAGAAATAGGAAGACGCAAGGCAGTTGCAATAATTAACCAAATACCTGAACCAACAAGACTAGAAAATACACCAAGCATCAGTTCTTTCTCATGTCCCTCGTACAGTGACACATCCAGTATGCCTTTGCGCATTGTATCGGAGACCTAGAATCAGGGCAAAAGAGTTTTAGCATTATGATTAAATGTACTCATGTGCAATGATGACCATAAAAGCACTGCTCGTAGTAGGAAAAATTTGCTGATAGTACAGATTTACCTTATATCCTAAGAGTACAGCCCCGgctatttcaaatattgtagCTAAGATGCAAGCTTGAACTATTGTCAAAACACCGGCACCCACACTGGTTCCAAAACTGTTTGCGACATCATTTGCTCCAATTCCAAATGCCAATATAAACGCGACGATGAATCCAACTACTACTAGCCATATTAGGCTTTCATCATATGGTATTGCCATGtttagtttttgaattttactttAAATTTCTAAGTAGGTACTTTAACTCTGCTATTCTATTTCACagcatatatgtatctatgtcCATTCAGTTCTCTTTCCTTATGTttatgtatagtatacatacGTGCTTATTacgatataataattgattttcatttaatacTCGAAGAGACATGTATTAAAGATGAAAAGCTACCCTATTAATTGAGtactatacatttatatatcgTGTATAAATACGTGTTTATAtcagaatatattttattttatacttaatAAGTTCAATTCAGTTTTCATAACTTTGTACATATAGCGGAGGTAGAATTTTAGCATAGCGCCTGATTTCTCCAGCATTATGATAGAATTTATCATGGTTGTCATCTCGGTTAATAAACTATTTACCATATTAATCCAACAAGCTAGTTAAATGCACTACTTCTAACGTCACAGAGTTTGTCAAGATTTGAGTTACTAAACTGAACCCTATAACTATTTTTTAACCACGTGGTTGTTCTCGTACGAGAGCAAGACATTTGCTTCTCTCCCCACATCTGGAAAaagtgaatataattttaagtTGAGAGTATTAGCATCGAGGCAAAGCATGAAATCTGATTATTATAAACTAAaccaaaatcaattttttctcttcagtggatggaaatattttcatagaaCTTCAAAATTCTAAATATTTGTCTATCGAATCTTTCTgagttatttttaaaaaattatgaaaccgTGATTCGTCAgttaaatgtgaaaaaaccAAGCATTTTAGAGAAGCCCgattaattttgacaaatgTTTGAATTTGGATTTAACAATTCGCAAATTAATAAGCATTACAGcaagttataatttttccagGAAATCGCATCAAATACCCTCCATATCGGAGCTACTTGtgtgaattttcagaaaaattctcaCTACAatctattcgatttttttcattacaataaattcaagttaaaAGAGAACAGCTTCGGATGAATGATAATAAATGCATAATAAAAAAGGATAATAAATGTATTGCATCGGTAAGCGCAATTGAATTAGTGGCTGCTCCATTTTTAAAAGTATGATCATTGAATCGAAATGAAAACAGTTAATTTTTATGCGAAAACTCTCGTCCAGAAATCATTTGAATACGACATATTTAGAAAATGAAGCAGATGATCAGATAGTTTTCGTTCATATAATTGCATGTACggcatgaaaattatattatatccaaGTATATAACTATATTGTCACTACAGCTTATTTTAGTACACGAATTGGCAATAATCATCTGATTTTCAAAgtgataacaatttttttaattaattacgaaGATCGACGGTGAAACAATGCAATTCAGATACCTACTGCATCTACGGACGGTCACGTTAGAACTGAGCTCTTTTTACACCCGCGTGCTGCAGGTACAGAATCATATCTTTCTCGTTTGGATCAAAGAGGTTTGGATGTGCGACACATGTTAATCATTATAATGTTAATTCCGTTACACAATCAGCAGACGCCAAATGGACTaacattgattgaaatttaattaaacggAAGCGATGCATACAGTTCTGGTCATGCACACATCGTAGAGAATCGTCGGGCGAGTATAAATTGAATCTCAATcggaatgtaaattttttcctctacaTGTATGCTCAAGATGGGAAACGTCACAATCGATTCACCGAATGAACACACTTTTATACTCTGATCCGGCAAACTAAAATTAGTATAGCTTAGTAAATAGGTAATAGCAGATGCAAGAGGGTGAAATATTGATCCGTCCGACACGTTGCTGTACGTTATGCCTGAGCCTTATGGAGTGAGCGGAGCTCacggaaatttattttttacttacaatatttcatttagCGTCACGTCAATTTGCCGTTAATTAACGCTGACACTGCTAACGCAGAGGTTTCCTATTTTTATCCGATACAAAGTCCTCACTGTCTGTA
The genomic region above belongs to Diprion similis isolate iyDipSimi1 chromosome 8, iyDipSimi1.1, whole genome shotgun sequence and contains:
- the LOC124408613 gene encoding EF-hand domain-containing protein 1-like isoform X2, with protein sequence MESLPLVPGYTFRDPTIQDYKLKQKFDYFNGFRVVRDSNIGIGRRLIDTASSAFSGYPDPVEYDPSLTYGRVREYGYPQVIPHYVLFAQKCLNFKAFFRQGVFNSPNEHFRIRHVNIIYFLEDDTISVMERPVDNSGLQQGRLVRRGKILKNTRGDAYTWKDLNVGKDLGIYGIVYHTVDCDTFTREFLCSQGIDVGDKEEAPPDPYTQLRQSKSKAPSRLTPVSDDTRRRFLEYDTMVLKFEATWNNDYYQILYFLTDDTIAIREIHQLNDGKDPTTMLLKRTKVPKNWKGMPSTYPAIYMEYGDPEVTEYYTPTDLKIGDTVFIFGRRFFLFDCDSFTRKYYSGMLGLVQPEKIQPPIEEPKTLPEYVPPPHIKFGTPEDTLAGCLSMLPKPPKKDVIRQIFNFPKKLRYSMKMDAVHPEDENRDFILEYNLSDGSMQISEPEKRNSGRRGGTFLSPMLVPKPGTNRDNPLYYTPEDFYIGAKINCFNHRFIINGADLYVYRYIKANPEKFCEELQDNMRNYFVRQGLIQDEIDSTSKRIQEEADRKRDLDPTIGSPFKDDFDTAPCVKQFAEEALHKYEGEHGELRPPTPPPEELCPGLTKVEEPLPFDNYCPLQKQEKSEQVLAQPKKQLKWADQIYRDKAGHPIISCQKELPECKTHIAQECVPPHYFKDRDRRFEFLLPQFRWVN
- the LOC124408613 gene encoding EF-hand domain-containing protein 1-like isoform X1, which codes for MESLPLVPGYTFRDPTIQDYKLKQKFDYFNGFRVVRDSNIGIGRRLIDTASSAFSGYPDPVEYDPSLTYGRVREYGYPQVIPHYVLFAQKCLNFKAFFRQGVFNSPNEHFRIRHVNIIYFLEDDTISVMERPVDNSGLQQGRLVRRGKILKNTRGDAYTWKDLNVGKDLGIYGIVYHTVDCDTFTREFLCSQGIDVGDKEEAPPDPYTQLRQSKSKAPSRLTPVSDDTRRRFLEYDTMVLKFEATWNNDYYQILYFLTDDTIAIREIHQLNDGKDPTTMLLKRTKVPKNWKGMPSTYPAIYMEYGDPEVTEYYTPTDLKIGDTVFIFGRRFFLFDCDSFTRKYYSGMLGLVQPEKIQPPIEEPKTLPEYVPPPHIKFGTPEDTLAGCLSMLPKPPKKDVIRQIFNFPKKLRYSMKMDAVHPEDENRDFILEYNLSDGSMQISEPEKRNSGRRGGTFLSPMLVPKPGTNRDNPLYYTPEDFYIGAKINCFNHRFIINGADLYVYRYIKANPEKFCEELQDNMRNYFVRQGLIQDEIDSTSKRIQEEADRKRDLDPTIGSPFKDDFDTAPCVKQFAEEALHKYEGEHGELRPPTPPPEELCPGLTKVEEPLPFDNYCPLQKQEKSEQVLAQPKKQLKWADQIYRDKAGHPIISCQKELPECKTHIAQECVPPHYFKDRDRRFEVGQLMYEKVSSPPKPDIPPSQPLFNREAGERTITMLRDKCRGPYPPV
- the LOC124408613 gene encoding EF-hand domain-containing protein 1-like isoform X3, which translates into the protein MERPVDNSGLQQGRLVRRGKILKNTRGDAYTWKDLNVGKDLGIYGIVYHTVDCDTFTREFLCSQGIDVGDKEEAPPDPYTQLRQSKSKAPSRLTPVSDDTRRRFLEYDTMVLKFEATWNNDYYQILYFLTDDTIAIREIHQLNDGKDPTTMLLKRTKVPKNWKGMPSTYPAIYMEYGDPEVTEYYTPTDLKIGDTVFIFGRRFFLFDCDSFTRKYYSGMLGLVQPEKIQPPIEEPKTLPEYVPPPHIKFGTPEDTLAGCLSMLPKPPKKDVIRQIFNFPKKLRYSMKMDAVHPEDENRDFILEYNLSDGSMQISEPEKRNSGRRGGTFLSPMLVPKPGTNRDNPLYYTPEDFYIGAKINCFNHRFIINGADLYVYRYIKANPEKFCEELQDNMRNYFVRQGLIQDEIDSTSKRIQEEADRKRDLDPTIGSPFKDDFDTAPCVKQFAEEALHKYEGEHGELRPPTPPPEELCPGLTKVEEPLPFDNYCPLQKQEKSEQVLAQPKKQLKWADQIYRDKAGHPIISCQKELPECKTHIAQECVPPHYFKDRDRRFEVGQLMYEKVSSPPKPDIPPSQPLFNREAGERTITMLRDKCRGPYPPV
- the LOC124408617 gene encoding sodium-dependent phosphate transporter 1-B isoform X1, whose protein sequence is MAIPYDESLIWLVVVGFIVAFILAFGIGANDVANSFGTSVGAGVLTIVQACILATIFEIAGAVLLGYKVSDTMRKGILDVSLYEGHEKELMLGVFSSLVGSGIWLIIATALRLPISGTHSIVGATVGFSLVCRGTAGVKWVALGSIAASWFVSPVLSGLVSASIFLTLRKTVLQASKPLDRGLQILPLAYGLTIATNVLSVVHDGPKLLKLDNIPWWGSVIAAVTSGLLSALVVYKFVVPWQRKRILLASDGVGGATEFDACDRKETTALSVISPAPSSNKNPEETPKLRGNTSASPLLLTVGADVEGPSIEVGRDAEEPVEVSKLFSFLQVLTAAFGSFAHGGNDVSNAIGPLIALWAVYADGSVRQETETPLPILLYGGLGISVGLWIWGRKVIRTLGQDLARITPVSGFTIEVGAALTVLLASKAGLPVSTTHCKVGSIVCVGWVSRGGGGVSWALFRNIAFAWLITVPVAGLLSAACMAVFRQVLTV
- the LOC124408617 gene encoding sodium-dependent phosphate transporter 1-B isoform X2; the encoded protein is MRKGILDVSLYEGHEKELMLGVFSSLVGSGIWLIIATALRLPISGTHSIVGATVGFSLVCRGTAGVKWVALGSIAASWFVSPVLSGLVSASIFLTLRKTVLQASKPLDRGLQILPLAYGLTIATNVLSVVHDGPKLLKLDNIPWWGSVIAAVTSGLLSALVVYKFVVPWQRKRILLASDGVGGATEFDACDRKETTALSVISPAPSSNKNPEETPKLRGNTSASPLLLTVGADVEGPSIEVGRDAEEPVEVSKLFSFLQVLTAAFGSFAHGGNDVSNAIGPLIALWAVYADGSVRQETETPLPILLYGGLGISVGLWIWGRKVIRTLGQDLARITPVSGFTIEVGAALTVLLASKAGLPVSTTHCKVGSIVCVGWVSRGGGGVSWALFRNIAFAWLITVPVAGLLSAACMAVFRQVLTV